GTACTGTATACAGCGCAGTATGCAGTTCATCACAGCCGCTGTCAACGAAGTTGAGACTCGTGCCGCTGGGTAGCATCAGCGGCGGCCGAGCGACCGGACCAGGCAGGCATCGCTAGACTGCGGCTGCCTTCTAGCAGAGGGGAAACACGGTGACGGTCGCCAACCTCCGATCACCCGAGCAGGGTTCGCTTTCCGACGCCGTCTACGACGTCGTGCACCACCGGATCGTGACCGGCAGCTACCGTCCGAACCAGCGCCTGGTGGAGACCGAGATCGCGGCCGAGCTTGGCGCCAGCCGCACACCTGTGCGTGAAGCCCTCTTCCGGCTGATCAAGGACGGACTGGCGACGAAGAGTCGTCAGGGCCTGACCGTGCGCGAGTTCACCTTCGAGGAGGTGCGCGAGATCTACGAGGTGCGCGCCGCCCTGGAGGGCTATGCCGCCCGGTTGGCGGCCGATCGTCGGACGCCGGAGGCGCTGGCCCGGATCGAGGAGACGCTACATCTGCATGCGGCCACGTCCACCGGGGAAACGGCCAACCGAGCGAAGGTCGTCGAGGCGAACGCCGCCTTTCACGAAACGGTGCTCGCTGCTGCCGACAACGGGCGCATGAGCACAGTGGCTGCGGCGAACCTGTCCTACTTCTTCAACAACGAGGTCGCAGCGATCACCTCCGACGAAGCGCTGCGGGTTGCGCTGGACGAGCACGAGCAGATCTTCGCAGCACTCCGTGACCGTGACGGGGAGCTCGCCGAGCGAATCGTGCGGACCCATGTGAT
The nucleotide sequence above comes from Micromonospora sp. NBC_00389. Encoded proteins:
- a CDS encoding GntR family transcriptional regulator: MTVANLRSPEQGSLSDAVYDVVHHRIVTGSYRPNQRLVETEIAAELGASRTPVREALFRLIKDGLATKSRQGLTVREFTFEEVREIYEVRAALEGYAARLAADRRTPEALARIEETLHLHAATSTGETANRAKVVEANAAFHETVLAAADNGRMSTVAAANLSYFFNNEVAAITSDEALRVALDEHEQIFAALRDRDGELAERIVRTHVMAGLKVIESFL